The following proteins come from a genomic window of Aspergillus oryzae RIB40 DNA, chromosome 4:
- a CDS encoding uncharacterized protein (predicted protein): MNCLSSGASNSRGDFALFDVDTGPEPILLSSFLSVIQTQLTNVPILRIGLRGRTNRLHDLLQSLRSSRGPKTNGLRREVNLVGEVVPCASHEVSRPLRLAVCQPAESLLVAAVLELGEMALNPLLAYAIHRAT, translated from the coding sequence ATGAACTGCTTAAGCAGCGGGGCCAGCAATAGCCGTGGTGATTTCGCCCTTTTCGATGTAGACACCGGACCAGAACCAatcctcctttcctcctttctgtCCGTTATCCAGACGCAGCTCACCAACGTGCCAATCCTTCGAATCGGTCTGCGTGGCCGCACTAACAGGCTCCACGACCTTCTTCAGAGCCTCCGCTCCAGTCGAGGTCCAAAGACCAACGGTCTTCGCCGAGAAGTCAATCTCGTAGGCGAAGTTGTACCATGTGCCAGCCACGAGGTCAGTCGACCACTGCGACTTGCCGTCTGCCAACCAGCGGAGAGTCTTCTCGTCGCCGCCGTACTTGAGCTCGGTGAAATGGCTCTGAACCCGTTGTTAGCATATGCTATCCATCGGGCAACCTAA
- a CDS encoding SDR family oxidoreductase (reductases with broad range of substrate specificities): MPIPVPSANSLTDLLSLKGKVVVVTGASGPRGMGIEAARGCAEMGANIALTYASRPQGGEKNAEELKKTYGVEAKAYKCDIGNMESVQKLVDDVIKDFGQIDAFIANAGRTADGGVLESTVEAWMEVVQTDLNGTYHCAKAVGPHFKKRGKGSLVITASMSGHIANFPQEQTSYNVAKAGCIHMARSLANEWRDFARVNSISPGYIDTGLSDFVDQKIQDLWLSMIPMGRNGDAKELKGAYVYLCSDASSYMTGSDLRIDGGYCVR; encoded by the coding sequence ATGCCTATCCCCGTCCCCTCCGCCAACTCCCTGACCGacctcctcagcctcaaGGGCAAGGTCGTCGTCGTAACGGGCGCCTCCGGCCCCCGCGGCATGGGAATCGAAGCCGCCCGCGGCTGCGCCGAAATGGGCGCCAACATCGCCCTCACCTATGCCTCGCGTCCTCAAGGCGGCGAAAAGAACGCAGAAGAACTCAAGAAAACCTACGGCGTCGAAGCCAAGGCCTACAAATGCGACATCGGCAACATGGAGAGCGTCCAGAAGCTCGTTGACGACGTGATCAAGGACTTTGGACAGATTGACGCCTTCATCGCCAACGCTGGTCGTACCGCTGACGGCGGCGTCTTGGAGTCCACTGTCGAGGCGTGGATGGAGGTCGTGCAGACGGATCTCAACGGAACCTACCACTGCGCTAAGGCCGTGGGGCCACACTTTAAGAAGCGGGGCAAGGGCAGTCTGGTCATCACGGCCAGTATGTCCGGTCACATTGCCAACTTCCCGCAGGAGCAGACCTCCTACAATGTGGCTAAGGCTGGGTGTATCCACATGGCACGTTCGCTGGCGAATGAGTGGAGAGACTTTGCTCGTGTGAACAGTATCTCGCCTGGTTATATCGATACGGGATTGTCGGATTTCGTGGACCAGAAGATTCAGGATCTCTGGTTGAGTATGATTCCCATGGGTCGGAATGGTGATGCAAAGGAGTTGAAGGGTGCTTATGTGTACCTGTGCAGTGATGCCAGTTCGTACATGACTGGTAGTGATCTCCGTATTGATGGTGGTTACTGTGTGCGGTAA
- a CDS encoding uncharacterized protein (synaptic vesicle transporter SVOP and related transporters (major facilitator superfamily)) → MSSDPVEAPSLRRVSTSYDNNFDDSFLGRHNDIRDQEIELHTWNGKNDPDNPFNWSTSYKWTLTITVCIISILTGIPAGSYGAGNNYMAERFHVQNEPFPNLAWATTSWNMGAAFWPLIFVPLTESSGRMPGYFVAYTILVISLFPSAFAQNFATLVVTRFFGGGASSVAINIVGGSISDVWYGDKARSLPMSLFGLTSVIGIALGPFVGSAIQAIHKNDPWRWIFYIQIIYNAGLIPVFWFLLYETRADVILKRRAKKLRRETGRPIYAEAELDHTSVWKLLQVSFERPTRMLLTEPVVAFFTLWISFAWGILFLFFSSVVQTFSTNYGMNTLQTGLIQLAISVGALIGTLVNPLQDMIYLRSASRNKEKPGVPIPEARLYTSIPGSLLFAGGLFWYGWSSFPHVHWIVPTCGIAATGLGIYSIYMAVVNYLTDAYEKYAASALSAASLGRNSFGAFLPLASYQLFENLGYGWAGSLLGFVGVALSVVPVVLVLKGPEIRRRSPFMRESTFAGAEEKEELEKNETAGGRTFVDGPVEVGDTASGR, encoded by the exons ATGTCGTCCGATCCCGTTGAAGCCCCCTCACTGCGCAGGGTGAGTACATCGTATGACAATAATTTTGACGATTCATTTCTGGGACG CCATAATGATATCCGCGACCAAGAGATTGAGCTTCACACGTGGAACGGGAAAAATGATCCAGATAACCC GTTCAACTGGAGCACATCCTACAAATGGACCTTGACCATCACCGTTTGCATTAT ATCAATTCTCACGGGTATTCCTGCTGGGTCCTATGGCGCAGGGAACAATTACATGGCCGAGCGCTTCCATGTGCAGAATGAGCCATTCCCAAACCTCGCCTGGGCCACAACCTCATGGAATATGGGCGCCGCCTTCTGGCCATTGATCTTCGTCCCCTTGACGGAATCATCTGGTCGCATGCCAGGATACTTCGTGGCATACACCATTCTCGTCATCTCGCTGTTCCCATCCGCCTTTGCCCAGAACTTCGCGACCCTCGTCGTGACCCGATTCTTCGGCGGAGGCGCTTCGTCCGTAGCGATCAACATCGTAGGCGGCAGCATCAGCGACGTCTGGTACGGCGACAAAGCCCGAAGCTTACCTATGTCCCTGTTCGGACTGACAAGCGTCATTGGTATCGCACTGGGACCATTCGTGGGGTCCGCGATCCAAGCGATCCATAAAAATGACCCATGGCGATG GATCTTCTACATCCAAATAATCTACAACGCCGGCCTAATCCCCGTCTTCTGGTTCCTCCTATACGAAACCCGAGCCGACGTAATCCTCAAACGACGCGCAAAGAAACTCCGCCGCGAAACAGGGCGTCCCATCTACGCTGAAGCAGAACTTGACCACACCAGCGTCTGGAAACTACTCCAAGTATCCTTCGAACGACCCACGCGCATGCTCCTCACCGAACCCGTAGTAGCCTTCTTCACACTCTGGATCAGCTTCGCCTGGGgtatcctcttcctcttcttcagcagtgTCGTGCAAACCTTCTCCACAAACTACGGCATGAACACCCTCCAAACCGGCCTAATCCAACTCGCCATCTCCGTCGGCGCCCTAATCGGCACCCTAGTCAACCCCCTCCAGGACATGATCTACCTCCGCTCTGCATCCcgcaacaaagaaaaacccGGCGTCCCCATCCCCGAAGCAAGACTCTACACCTCCATCCCGGGCAGTCTGCTATTCGCCGGCGGATTATTCTGGTACGGCTGGAGCAGCTTCCCGCATGTGCATTGGATAGTCCCGACATGCGGTATTGCAGCCACTGGACTGGGCATTTATTCCATCTATATGGCTGTTGTGAATTATCTGACGGATGCGTATGAGAAGTATGCTGCTTCGGCGTTGAGTGCGGCGAGTCTGGGGAGGAATTCCTTCGGGGCGTTTTTGCCGTTGGCTAGTTATCAGCTTTTTGAGAATTTGGGGTATGGCTGGGCGGGGAgtttgttggggtttgttggggttgCGTTGAGTGTTGTTCCggttgttttggtgttgAAGGGGCCAGAGATTAGGAGGCGGAGTCCGTTTATGAGGGAGTCGACTTTTGCTGGGGctgaggaaaaggaggagctggagaagaatgagacTGCTGGGGGGAGGACCTTTGTGGATGGGCCGGTTGAGGTTGGGGATACTGCTAGTGGTAGATAA